The Candidatus Arthromitus sp. SFB-mouse-Japan genome includes a region encoding these proteins:
- the pstA gene encoding phosphate ABC transporter permease PstA: protein MKSELYDRELIKNNLKKREAKDKMLKTVTLIATGIGIFFLIALLVQIFSNGLKNLNWEFITNFPSSRPLKAGIAPAIVGSIYILVLTAVISIPFGIGTAIYLELYAKPSKITNFIKLNIQNLAGVPAIVYGILGLGVFVKLFMFGSSILSGALTLSLLVLSPIIISSQEAFRAVPYSFYEGALALGVSKWKAIRGVVLPCALSNIVTGIVLSLARAIGEASPLIVVGAATFIRFIPVSLFDGFTVLPIQIYNWTSRPEIEFQYLASSGIIILLLIVLAFNIVAIIIRKKFEKKYD from the coding sequence ATGAAAAGTGAATTATATGATAGGGAACTTATAAAAAATAATCTCAAGAAAAGAGAAGCTAAAGATAAAATGCTAAAAACCGTAACTTTAATTGCAACGGGTATAGGAATATTTTTTCTAATTGCTTTATTAGTTCAGATTTTTTCAAATGGATTAAAAAATTTAAATTGGGAGTTTATAACGAACTTTCCATCCAGTAGACCTTTAAAAGCTGGGATAGCACCAGCAATTGTTGGAAGCATATATATATTAGTTTTGACTGCAGTAATTTCTATACCATTTGGAATTGGTACAGCTATTTATTTGGAATTGTATGCTAAACCATCAAAGATTACAAATTTCATTAAATTAAATATTCAAAACCTAGCGGGTGTTCCTGCTATTGTATACGGTATACTTGGTCTTGGGGTTTTTGTAAAATTATTTATGTTTGGATCAAGTATATTATCAGGAGCATTAACGCTTTCCTTGTTGGTTTTATCACCAATAATAATTTCTTCACAAGAGGCATTTAGGGCTGTACCGTATTCATTTTATGAAGGAGCTTTAGCACTTGGTGTATCAAAATGGAAAGCTATTAGAGGTGTAGTTCTTCCGTGTGCTCTATCCAATATAGTTACTGGAATAGTTTTATCTCTTGCTCGTGCTATTGGTGAGGCATCTCCACTTATTGTGGTTGGAGCAGCAACTTTTATAAGATTTATACCTGTAAGTTTATTCGATGGATTTACAGTTTTGCCTATACAAATATACAATTGGACTTCAAGACCAGAAATTGAATTTCAGTATTTAGCATCGTCAGGAATAATTATTTTGTTATTGATCGTTTTAGCATTTAATATCGTAGCAATTATTATAAGGAAAAAATTCGAAAAAAAATATGATTAA
- the pstC gene encoding phosphate ABC transporter permease subunit PstC, whose protein sequence is MKEKFIESLLKLFAFISIFITIVIVFLLLFEAKDFFKEVSFFELFKGNSWNPLLSTPTYNIMTLIIGTIMIAVISCLIAIPIGLLISIYLSEYVSKKVRGFLKPVLEALAFIPSVVYGFFALTFITPILKLFIHNLEIYNALSAGIAIGIMIIPMIASLSEDALRSVPGSIKRGAYALGSTKYEVTTKVLIPAAKSGIISSFILAISRAIGETMIVAIASGSNPLFNVNPLKSVQTLTTYMANVSMGDVSFDSIEYKTIFVCGAVLFLITLILNIIARRIINKNKYKF, encoded by the coding sequence GTGAAGGAGAAGTTTATAGAAAGTCTTTTAAAATTATTTGCCTTTATTTCAATTTTTATAACAATAGTTATAGTTTTTCTATTATTATTTGAAGCTAAAGATTTTTTTAAAGAGGTGAGTTTCTTTGAATTGTTTAAAGGAAATTCATGGAATCCACTTTTAAGTACACCTACTTATAATATTATGACTTTAATAATTGGGACTATAATGATAGCTGTTATTTCATGTTTAATAGCAATACCTATAGGACTTTTAATTTCAATTTATTTAAGTGAATATGTATCTAAAAAAGTTCGTGGTTTTTTAAAACCTGTTTTAGAGGCATTGGCATTTATTCCATCTGTTGTTTATGGATTTTTTGCACTAACTTTTATCACACCTATATTAAAATTATTTATACATAATTTGGAGATATACAATGCATTAAGTGCTGGTATTGCTATAGGTATAATGATTATTCCTATGATTGCATCACTGAGTGAGGATGCATTAAGAAGTGTACCTGGCTCAATAAAAAGAGGGGCTTATGCTCTTGGTAGTACAAAATATGAAGTTACAACTAAAGTTTTAATTCCAGCAGCTAAATCAGGAATTATATCGTCATTTATTTTAGCTATTTCCCGTGCGATAGGTGAAACAATGATTGTTGCAATTGCATCTGGAAGTAATCCACTTTTTAATGTTAATCCGTTAAAGAGTGTTCAAACATTAACTACTTATATGGCTAATGTTAGTATGGGAGATGTATCTTTTGATTCTATTGAATATAAAACTATTTTTGTTTGTGGAGCTGTATTGTTTTTAATTACATTAATTTTAAATATTATAGCTCGTAGAATTATAAACAAAAATAAATATAAGTTTTAG
- a CDS encoding PstS family phosphate ABC transporter substrate-binding protein, with the protein MSKGIFKLLNLGLALCLFSFVSCASNNQNKSSLRGNIVIDGSSTVYPITEIVAEEFSIVNPKIRISIAESGTGGGMKKFIEGEIDIVNASRKIKDSELEQAKNNGIDAQELIVANDGISVIVSKDNDFVTNLTKEELSHIFRYDNPALYWSDVREGFPNELIKVYTPGTASGTFEFFTEVVNGKAKVQREDAIVSEDDNILVKGISGDKYSIGYFGYSYYESNKDKINLLSIDNVIPSMQTINDESYLLSRPLRIYFDKNDLDREEINEFLKFYLLNSGTLSEEVNLVRLSDKDYEDQLKNLK; encoded by the coding sequence ATGAGCAAAGGAATCTTTAAATTATTAAATTTAGGTTTGGCATTGTGTTTATTTTCGTTTGTTTCTTGTGCAAGTAACAATCAAAATAAATCCAGTTTGCGTGGCAATATTGTAATTGATGGATCATCAACAGTTTATCCAATTACAGAGATAGTAGCTGAAGAATTTTCCATAGTTAATCCAAAGATTAGGATATCTATAGCTGAATCTGGAACTGGTGGAGGAATGAAAAAATTTATAGAAGGTGAAATAGATATAGTTAATGCTTCTAGAAAGATTAAAGATTCAGAATTAGAGCAAGCTAAAAATAATGGAATTGATGCTCAGGAATTAATTGTAGCAAATGATGGAATATCGGTTATTGTTAGTAAAGATAATGATTTTGTGACAAATTTAACTAAAGAAGAGCTTTCTCATATTTTTAGATATGATAATCCTGCGTTATATTGGAGTGATGTAAGGGAAGGATTTCCAAATGAATTAATAAAGGTTTATACACCAGGTACAGCATCTGGAACTTTTGAATTTTTTACTGAGGTTGTAAATGGTAAGGCTAAAGTTCAAAGGGAAGATGCTATAGTTAGTGAAGATGATAATATTTTGGTTAAAGGGATAAGTGGTGATAAGTATTCAATAGGATATTTTGGTTATAGTTACTACGAATCGAATAAAGATAAGATTAATTTACTATCTATTGATAATGTTATACCTTCTATGCAAACTATAAATGATGAAAGTTATTTATTATCGAGACCTCTCAGAATATATTTTGATAAAAATGATCTTGATAGGGAAGAAATAAATGAATTTCTTAAATTTTATCTTTTAAATTCTGGTACTCTTTCTGAGGAAGTTAATTTAGTCAGACTATCAGATAAGGATTACGAGGATCAATTAAAGAATTTAAAATAA
- a CDS encoding sensor histidine kinase — protein MKNFNLILIVFLLILILSMSIWVLKFNNRIKRNLLNILTINSNDYLESLVNMANKKSFRLENILDLIKLKFNKVYKKYDKLCEDNYVLERTIDILEYGVLILDSKNRIYYVNDELGKLFNILSLKEIHNKLLKETNLRWLLEFSNDTIFEIPEEYSFINISCYIKKINNNFTVYTFKNITEQKKIDNMSAEFISNITHELKTPLTSIIGFADTLKEVEDENDRQIFYDIISKEAIRLNNLISDILIFSEIQTQNDITKQKIDIMQLLYSVKQLLTPQISNNININIIGDRIKILSCEKYIMQIFLNIIDNSIKHSFGENIDIICKEDSKNVCIKFSDDGIGIPKNEIENIFKRFYKIPTSKTKFRGTGLGLSIVYGAVKKISGNLEVFNNEDKGVTFKVNIPKNKVE, from the coding sequence ATGAAGAATTTTAATTTAATATTGATAGTTTTCTTATTAATACTAATTTTAAGTATGTCTATTTGGGTTCTAAAGTTTAATAATAGAATTAAGCGTAATTTGTTAAATATTTTAACAATTAATTCTAATGATTATTTAGAATCACTTGTTAATATGGCCAATAAAAAAAGTTTTAGATTAGAAAATATATTAGATTTGATAAAGCTTAAGTTTAATAAAGTGTATAAAAAGTATGATAAATTATGTGAAGATAATTATGTTTTAGAGAGAACAATAGATATTCTTGAGTATGGAGTCCTGATTTTAGATAGTAAAAATAGGATTTATTATGTAAATGATGAATTAGGTAAATTATTTAATATTTTAAGTTTGAAAGAAATACATAATAAATTACTTAAAGAAACTAATTTAAGATGGTTGCTTGAATTTAGTAATGATACTATTTTTGAGATACCTGAAGAATATTCATTTATTAATATATCGTGTTATATAAAAAAGATAAATAATAATTTTACTGTATATACATTTAAAAATATAACCGAACAAAAGAAGATTGATAATATGAGTGCAGAATTTATCTCAAATATAACACATGAATTAAAAACACCTCTAACATCTATAATAGGATTTGCTGATACGTTAAAAGAGGTTGAGGATGAAAATGATAGACAAATATTTTATGATATAATATCGAAGGAAGCTATAAGGCTCAACAATTTAATAAGTGATATACTTATTTTTTCAGAAATTCAAACACAGAATGATATAACAAAGCAAAAGATAGATATCATGCAGTTGTTATATAGTGTTAAACAATTACTTACTCCTCAGATATCTAATAATATTAATATTAATATTATTGGAGATAGAATTAAAATTTTAAGTTGCGAAAAGTATATTATGCAAATATTTTTAAATATAATTGATAATTCTATAAAACACTCTTTTGGAGAAAATATAGATATAATTTGCAAAGAGGATAGTAAAAATGTATGTATTAAATTCTCAGATGATGGAATTGGAATACCAAAAAACGAAATTGAAAACATATTCAAGAGGTTTTATAAAATTCCAACTTCTAAAACAAAATTTCGAGGAACTGGTTTAGGTTTGTCCATAGTTTATGGTGCTGTCAAAAAGATTTCTGGCAATCTTGAGGTTTTTAATAATGAAGATAAAGGTGTGACATTTAAAGTTAATATTCCTAAAAATAAAGTAGAGTAA